Proteins from a single region of Heterodontus francisci isolate sHetFra1 chromosome 29, sHetFra1.hap1, whole genome shotgun sequence:
- the LOC137345982 gene encoding histone H3-like, which produces MARTKQTARKSTGGKAPRKQLATKAARKSAPATGGVKKPHRYRPGTVALREIRRYQKSTELLIRKLPFQRLVREIAQDFKTDLRFQSSAVMALQEASEAYLVGLFEDTNLCAIHAKRVTIMPKDIHLARRIRGERA; this is translated from the coding sequence ATGGCGAGGACGAAGCAAACGGCGCGCAAGTCCACCGGcgggaaagctccccgcaagcagtTGGCTACTAaggcggcccgcaagagcgctccggCGACCGGCGGTGTTAAGAAGCCGCACCGCTACCGTCCTGGCACGGTGGCTCTTCGGGAGATCCGTCGCTATCAGAAATCCACCGAGCTATTAATCCGTAAACTGCCCTTCCAGCGTCTGGTGCGGGAGATCGCCCAGGATTTCAAGACCGACCTGCGTTTCCAGAGCTCGGCTGTCATGGCcttgcaggaggccagcgaggcttacctggtgggacTCTTcgaggacaccaacctgtgtgcCATCCACGCCAAGCGGGTCACTATTATGCCCAAGGACATCCACCTGGCCCGGCGGATCCGGGGGGAGCGAGCCTGA
- the LOC137345983 gene encoding histone H2B-like, which produces MPESGAKVIAKKGAKKAASKSHHKGDKKRKKARRESYGIYVYKVLKQVHPDTGISSKAMSIMNSFVNDVFDRIACEASRLAHYSRRHTMSSREIQTAVRLLVPGELAKHAVSEGTKAVTKYTSSK; this is translated from the coding sequence ATGCCGGAGAGTGGGGCCAAGGTGATCGCCAAGAAGGGGGCCAAGAAGGCGGCTTCCAAGTCGCACCACAAGGGCGACAAGAAGCGCAAGAAGGCCCGCCGGGAGAGCTACGGCATCTACGTGTATAAGGTGCTGAAGCAGGTGCACCCGGACacgggcatctcctccaaggccatgagcatcatgaactcgttcgtCAACGACGTCTTCGACCGCATCGCCTGCGAGgcctcccgcctggcccattacagccGGCGGCACACCATgtcctcccgggagatccagaccgccgtccgCCTGCTGGTGCCCggcgagctggccaagcacgccgtctcCGAGGGCACCaaggcggtcaccaagtacaccagctccaagtga